In Thunnus thynnus chromosome 11, fThuThy2.1, whole genome shotgun sequence, the following proteins share a genomic window:
- the tank gene encoding TRAF family member-associated NF-kappa-B activator, whose product MERNIGDQLNKAFEAYRQVSIEKDNAKKQLQQMTEYYEQYTQKLQKQIDDQQQLISVLEAQLSATRKPSGEMKCEPCNHLVDGASTYRKTQYPENMGTVAVAPIMPVNSSVDYQDMLDAFEAIQGKFRQIRSLTRRQKDHLKRFHGGNDTSNDQQFSMPIQCTDRTAEAETPFSSALRSAVDPPTSLASRGASPEDRDLVDSLTKLSVKFPPSTDSEYDFLNSTPERHIGLPMKRPLSSVPTALPEEPLEQPMPFVYRTLSSHSASSSLSQESVRGPQQPLWSPELCDAGGVEGTELVAPQNSSPDKCAFCHAVVPQDQMNSHLYSHFSPKNEAGN is encoded by the exons ATGGAAAGGAACATCGGAGACCAGCTCAACAAAGCTTTTGAAGCTTATCGCCAGGTCTCCATTGAAAAGGACAATGCTaaaaagcagctgcagcaaATG ACTGAATATTATGAGCAATACACTCAAAAACTTCAAAAGCAGATAGACGACCAGCAGCAGTTGATTTCAGTACTTGAAGCTCAGTTGTCAGCAACAAGGAAACCATCAG GAGAGATGAAATGTGAGCCTTGCAACCATCTCGTTGATGGGGCCAGCACTTATAGGAAAACCCAGTACCCG GAGAATATGGGCACTGTTGCTGTTGCTCCTATTATGCCAGTCAACAGCAGCGTTGACTA TCAGGACATGCTGGATGCATTTGAGGCAATTCAAGGGAAATTCCGGCAGATTCGGTCTCTAACCAGAAGACAAAAAGATCACCTAAAAAGATTCCATGGAGGAAATGATACATCAAAtg ATCAGCAGTTCTCCATGCCTATCCAGTGCACAGACCGTacagcagaggcagagacaCCCTTTTCCTCAGCGTTAAGGTCAGCAGTGGATCCGCCTACATCTCTGGCATCTCGCGGTGCCAGTCCTGAGGACAGGGACTTGGTAGACTCTCTCACCAAACTCAGTGTCAAATTCCCGCCCTCTACGGACAGTGAATATGACTTCCTGAACAGTACCCCAGAGAGACACATTGGTCTGCCCATGAAGCGGCCTCTCAGTAGTGTCCCCACTGCATTGCCAGAGGAGCCTCTGGAACAGCCCATGCCTTTTGTCTACCGTACACTCTCCTCCCACTCAGCATCATCTTCGCTCTCCCAGGAGAGCGTACGGGGACCCCAGCAG CCTCTCTGGAGTCCTGAGCTGTGTGATGCAGGTGGCGTGGAGGGGACAGAGCTGGTGGCGCCTCAGAACAGCAGTCCTGATAAATGTGCTTTCTGCCACGCTGTGGTTCCTCAGGACCAAATGAACAGCCACCTCTACTCGCATTTCTCTCCTAAGAATGAAGCCGGCAATTGA
- the tbr1b gene encoding T-box brain protein 1b produces the protein MQVENCISPASDLSKKFMNVGSGFSSSDGSELSLQDHPIISASDNLERSSPLKKNSREMTNQSEADNFPDSKDASGDVQRGKLSPDLHGVSDIRHNFDGSAGERCIFSPSTQPQSVSAAPSAMFPYPSQHGPAHPAFSIGSPSRYMAHHPVITNGAYNSLLTNTSPQGYPAAGYPYAQQYGHTYQGGAFYQFSSAQAGLVPGKAQVYLCNRALWLKFHRHQTEMIITKQGRRMFPFLSFNISGLDPTAHYNIFVDVILADPNHWRFQGGKWVPCGKADTNVIGNRVYMHPDSPNTGAHWMRQEISFGKLKLTNNKGASNNTGQMVVLQSLHKYQPRLHVVEVNEDGTEDTSQPGRVQTFTFTETQFIAVTAYQNTDITQLKIDHNPFAKGFRDNYDTVYTGCDIDRLTPSPGDSPRSQIVPGARYAMHSSFLQDQFVSTYAKSRFHPGVGTGPGTERSVPLGNSLLSPQQTEEPSVATPPQRWFVTPANNRLDFAASAYDAADFAGNAATLLSYAAAGVKALPLPTAGCSNRPLGYYADPSGWGGRTPPQYCGVNSKSSSVFSCWPANSISGRAGTNYLAEEGDSIPTERSPISSEETKPKDMTSESSWIETPSSIKSIDSSDSGIFEQAKRRRISPSATPVSETVSPLKSELLPPRECEKNCTKDIGYYSFYPHS, from the exons ATGCAAGTCGAGAATTGCATCTCGCCTGCGAGTGATCTCTCCAAGAAATTTATGAATGTGGGCAGTGGCTTTTCGAGCTCCGATGGATCAGAGCTTTCGTTGCAGGACCATCCTATTATATCTGCAAGTGACAACCTGGAGAGAAGTTCACCTCTgaaaaaaaactccagggagATGACGAATCAGTCAGAGGCAGACAATTTTCCCGACTCCAAGGACGCATCAGGGGACGTACAGAGGGGCAAACTCTCTCCTGATCTTCACGGAGTCTCTGACATCCGTCACAATTTCGATGGATCTGCAGGAGAAAGGTGCATCTTTTCTCCGTCTACTCAACCACAGTCTGTCTCAGCAGCTCCCAGTGCCATGTTCCCTTATCCGAGCCAGCATGGACCAGCGCACCCGGCTTTTTCTATTGGAAGTCCCAGTCGTTACATGGCCCATCACCCGGTCATAACTAATGGAGCTTACAACAGCCTTCTGACCAACACTTCTCCTCAAGGCTACCCAGCGGCTGGCTACCCGTACGCGCAACAGTATGGACACACTTACCAAGGAGGGGCTTTTTACCAGTTCTCCTCGGCGCAAGCTGGACTGGTTCCGGGAAAAGCGCAGGTGTATCTGTGCAACAGGGCCCTGTGGCTGAAGTTTCACAGACACCAAACAGAGATGATCATCACAAAGCAAGGGCG ACGAATGTTCCCATTTTTAAGCTTCAACATTTCTGGCCTTGACCCAACTGCTCACTACAATATATTTGTGGATGTTATACTTGCTGATCCAAATCACTGGCGATTTCAAGGAGGCAAGTGGGTGCCATGTGGAAAAGCTGACACAAATGTAATAG GAAACAGAGTTTACATGCACCCGGATTCACCAAATACCGGTGCGCACTGGATGCGTCAAGAAATATCATTTGGAAAGCTAAAGCTTACAAACAATAAAGGTGCCTCCAACAACACCGGACAG ATGGTGGTTCTCCAGTCTCTCCACAAGTACCAGCCCAGGCTCCATGTGGTGGAAGTAAACGAGGATGGGACAGAGGACACCAGCCAACCAGGGAGAGTCCAGACTTTCACCTTCACAGAAACGCAATTCATCGCCGTCACAGCTTATCAGAATACCGAT ATTACGCAACTGAAAATTGACCACAATCCGTTTGCTAAAGGATTTCGGGACAACTATGACAC TGTCTACACAGGCTGCGACATCGACCGCCTAACTCCATCACCGGGTGACTCTCCGCGTTCACAGATCGTGCCGGGTGCGAGATATGCCATGCATAGCTCTTTCCTGCAGGACCAATTTGTCAGCACTTATGCCAAATCTCGCTTTCACCCTGGCGTGGGGACTGGTCCTGGCACGGAGCGCAGCGTCCCACTCGGCAACAGCTTGCTATCCCCGCAGCAAACCGAGGAGCCCAGTGTTGCCACCCCCCCGCAGCGATGGTTTGTCACCCCTGCCAACAACCGACTGGACTTTGCTGCCTCGGCATACGACGCCGCTGATTTCGCCGGTAACGCGGCCACCTTGCTGTCCTACGCAGCGGCCGGAGTGAAGGCTCTTCCCCTGCCGACTGCAGGCTGCTCCAACCGGCCTCTTGGCTATTACGCAGATCCGTCAGGCTGGGGAGGACGCACGCCGCCGCAGTACTGTGGCGTAAATAGCAAATCCAGCTCGGTGTTTTCCTGCTGGCCCGCTAACTCTATCAGCGGCAGAGCAGGGACCAACTACCTGGCCGAGGAGGGAGACTCCATCCCGACGGAGAGGTCACCCATCAGCTCTGAGGAGACCAAACCAAAAGACATGACATCAGAGTCGAGCTGGATAGAGACGCCGTCCTCCATTAAGTCAATTGATTCAAGCGATTCTGGTATCTTTGAACAGGCCAAGAGGAGAAGGATCTCACCTTCTGCCACGCCGGTTTCAGAGACAGTGTCCCCGTTAAAATCCGAGCTGTTGCCCCCGAGAGAGTGTGAGAAAAACTGCACAAAGGACATTGGTTATTACAGTTTCTATCCTCACAgttaa